In the Ursus arctos isolate Adak ecotype North America unplaced genomic scaffold, UrsArc2.0 scaffold_19, whole genome shotgun sequence genome, one interval contains:
- the FFAR1 gene encoding free fatty acid receptor 1 produces MDLPPQLSFALYAAAFALGFPLNALAIGGAVSHARLRLTPSLVYALHLGCSDLLLAASLPLKAVEALASGAWPLPAPLCPAFALAHFAPLYASGGFLAALSVGRYLGAAFPLGYQAARRPRYSWGVCAAIWALVLCHLGLVFGLEAPGAWMDNTTSSLGINTPVNGSPVCLEAWDPASAGPARLSLSLLLFFLPLSITAFCYVGCLRALVRSGLSHRRKLKAAWVAGGALLTLLLCLGPYNASNVAGFLRPDMGGCWRKLGLITGAWSVVLNPLVTGYLGGGTGRVTSVARTKGGTSQK; encoded by the coding sequence ATGGACCTGCCCCCGCAGCTCTCCTTCGCCCTCTACGCGGCCGCCTTTGCGCTGGGCTTCCCGCTCAATGCCCTGGCCATTGGGGGCGCCGTGTCCCACGCCCGGCTCCGCCTCACCCCCAGCCTTGTTTATGCCCTCCACCTGGGCTGCTCTGACCTCCTGCTGGCAGCCTCTCTGCCCCTGAAGGCTGTGGAGGCCCTGGCCTCGGGCGCCTGGCCTCTGCCGGCCCCACTCTGTCCTGCCTTTGCCCTGGCCCACTTCGCTCCGCTCTATGCCAGCGGGGGCTTCCTGGCTGCCCTGAGCGTAGGCCGCTACCTAGGGGCTGCCTTCCCCTTGGGCTACCAAGCGGCCCGGAGGCCACGCTATTCCTGGGGGGTGTGTGCGGCCATATGGGCCCTTGTTCTCTGTCACCTGGGGCTGGTCTTTGGGTTGGAGGCTCCGGGAGCCTGGATGGACAATACCACCAGCTCTCTGGGCATCAACACGCCAGTCAATGGCTCTCCAGTCTGCCTGGAGGCCTGGGACCCAGCCTCAGCGGGCCCTGCTCGCCTCagcctctctctgctgctcttcTTCCTGCCCCTGAGCATTACAGCCTTCTGCTACGTGGGCTGCCTCCGGGCACTGGTCCGCTCAGGCCTGAGCCACAGACGGAAGCTAAAGGCAGCCTGGGTGGCCGGCGGGGCACTGCTCACACTGCTGCTCTGCTTAGGACCTTACAATGCCTCCAACGTGGCTGGCTTCCTGCGCCCCGACATGGGAGGCTGCTGGCGGAAACTGGGACTCATCACAGGGGCTTGGAGTGTGGTGCTCAACCCGCTGGTGACTGGCTACTTGGGAGGGGGTACTGGGCGGGTGACAAGTGTGGCAAGAACGAAAGGAGGGACATCACAGAAGTAG
- the FFAR3 gene encoding free fatty acid receptor 3 encodes MGTSPAWSFFPGDHWLYFSVYLFTFLVGLPLNVVALVIFVGKLRRRPVAVDVLLLNLTLSDLLLLLFLPFRMVEAASGMRWPLPFIFCPFSGFLFFTTIYLTSLFLAAVSIERFLSVAYPLWYKARPRPGQAGLVSGACWLLAGAHCSVIYVIEFSGNSSYSQTSNGTCYLEFQENQLAILLPVRLEMAVVLFGVPLLITSYCYGHLVWVLSRGASHRRWRRVVGLVAATLLNFLVCFGPYNVSHVVGYIRGESPAWRSYVLLLSTLNSCVDPLVYYFSSSGFQADFQGLLRRLTGGWGPWRQEGSVKLKEKNEEGGSRGSCPT; translated from the coding sequence ATGGGCACAAGCCCGGCCTGGTCCTTCTTCCCCGGCGATCACTGGCTCTACTTCTCCGTGTACCTCTTCACCTTCCTCGTGGGGCTCCCCCTCAACGTGGTGGCCCTAGTGATCTTCGTGGGCAAGCTGCGGCGGCGCCCAGTGGCCGTGGACGTGCTCTTGCTCAACCTGACCCTCTCAGACCTGcttctgctgctcttcctgccaTTCCGCATGGTGGAGGCCGCCAGTGGCATGCGCTGGCCCCTGCCCTTCATCTTCTGCCCCTTCTCCGGATTCCTCTTCTTCACCACCATCTATCTGACCTCCCTCTTCCTGGCAGCTGTGAGCATCGAGCGCTTCCTGAGCGTGGCCTACCCACTATGGTACAAAGCCCGGCCGAGGCCTGGACAGGCCGGCCTGGTCAGCGGGGCCTGCTGGCTCCTGGCCGGCGCTCACTGCAGCGTGATCTACGTCATTGAATTCTCAGGGAACTCCTCCTACAGCCAGACTAGCAACGGCACCTGCTACTTGGAATTCCAGGAGAACCAGCTGGCTATTCTCCTGCCCGTCAGGCTGGAGATGGCTGTGGTCCTTTTTGGGGTGCCCCTGCTCATCACCAGCTACTGCTATGGCCACCTGGTGTGggtgctcagcaggggagccagCCACCGGCGGTGGAGGAGGGTGGTTGGGCTTGTGGCAGCCACCCTGCTCAACTTCCTCGTCTGCTTTGGGCCCTACAACGTGTCTCATGTCGTGGGCTACATCCGGGGTGAAAGCCCAGCGTGGAGAAGTTATGTGCTGCTTCTTAGCACCCTGAATTCCTGTGTCGACCCCCTTGTCTACTACTTCTCCTCATCTGGATTCCAGGCTGACTTTCAGGGGCTGCTGAGAAGGCTGACGGGGGGCTGGGGCCCTTGGAGGCAGGAGGGCAGCGTGAAGCTGAAGGAGAAGAACGAGGAGGGGGGCAGCCGCGGGAGCTGTCCAACATAG
- the LOC113244816 gene encoding free fatty acid receptor 2-like, with amino-acid sequence MALEPRSRGLLSFYIIYFLIGLPANLVALWAFIGRVRQPQPAPIHILLLSLTLADLLLLLLLPFKMIEAAYDFRWPLGDTLCVLTAYGFYSSIYYSTWLLMGIGIERYRSVAFPVQYQQSRRPVYGVIASLVSFLLSFGHCSIVIIVHYLPTNNTGGDNESLPACYENFTPEQLDVLLPVRLELCLVLFFIPMAVTIFCYWRFVRIMLSRPQVGRQKRWRAMGLAAVTLFNFLVCFGPYNVSHVVGFFQKKSELWRACAVLLSAFNACVDPLIFYFSSSAVRKAFDKRLRSLQSWGASLSGYCRKRAGEPAAEGKEGSLGMANINFIGD; translated from the coding sequence ATGGCCCTAGAGCCCCGAAGCAGAGGTCTTCTCTCTTTCTACATAATATATTTCCTCATTGGTCTCCCTGCCAACCTCGTGGCCCTGTGGGCCTTCATAGGACGGGTCCGCCAGCCCCAGCCTGCACCCATCCACATCCTCCTGCTCAGCCTGACACTGGCGGACCtcctgctgctgttgctgctgcccTTCAAGATGATTGAGGCTGCGTACGACTTCCGCTGGCCCTTGGGGGACACCCTCTGTGTCCTCACTGCTTATGGCTTCTACAGCAGCATCTACTACAGCACGTGGCTCTTGATGGGCATCGGCATCGAGCGCTACCGCAGTGTGGCTTTCCCCGTGCAGTACCAGCAGTCCCGTCGACCCGTGTATGGAGTGATCGCCTCTCTGGTCTCCTTCCTCTTGTCCTTCGGACACTGCAGCATTGTGATCATCGTCCACTACTTACCAACCAACAACACGGGGGGCGATAACGAAAGCCTCCCTGCCTGCTATGAGAACTTCACCCCAGAGCAACTGGATGTGTTGCTTCCTGTGCGGCTAGAGCTGTGTCTCGTCCTCTTCTTCATCCCCATGGCGGTCACCATCTTCTGCTACTGGCGCTTTGTGCGTATCATGCTCTCCAGACCCCAAGTGGGGAGGCAGAAGCGCTGGAGAGCCATGGGGCTGGCTGCTGTGACCCTCTTCAACTTCCTGGTCTGCTTTGGGCCTTATAATGTGTCTCATGTGGTGGGGTTCTTCCAGAAAAAGAGTGAACTCTGGAGGGCATGCGCGGTGCTGCTCAGTGCTTTCAATGCTTGTGTCGACCCCTTGATTTTCTACTTCTCCTCCTCAGCTGTGCGCAAAGCCTTTGATAAAAGGCTACGCAGTCTGCAGAGCTGGGGTGCCTCACTGTCAGGGTACTGCAGGAAAAGAGCTGGAGAACCGGCTGCAGAGGGAAAAGAGGGGAGTTTAGGTATGGCCAATATCAACTTCATAGGAGACTAA